Proteins encoded within one genomic window of Humulus lupulus chromosome 1, drHumLupu1.1, whole genome shotgun sequence:
- the LOC133832262 gene encoding uncharacterized protein LOC133832262: MHWFAVEASISTCTLNVYDSDVAVISDKQLQSFMKSWSTLFPSLLLQSQLFKDDPRLTIPPGAKRCKEFNVHRMPVDSVPQTKVSGDCGVYAIKFTPHSIAVAAAWGQGVPMSWNTPHEHDFVIKFTLALLSAPVT; encoded by the exons ATGCATTGGTTTGCAGTTGAAGCCTCCATTTCTACTTGTactctgaatgtttatgattcGGACGTGGCCgtgataagtgataaacaactgcaatcgtttatgaagtcatggtctactttgttcccatcgttgttattgcagtcacaacttttcaaggacgaccctcggttgacgattccacctggagctaaaagatgcaaagagttcaatgtgcaccgcatgccagttgattcagtaccccaaaccaaagtcag tggagattgtggtgtgtacgccatcaa gttcacTCCACACTCTATAGCTGTTGCAGCTGCATGGGGACAAGGTGTGCCTATGAGCTggaataccccacatgagcatgattttGTCATCAAATTCACCTTAGCATTGTTGTCTGcaccagttacatga